A stretch of Paenibacillus peoriae DNA encodes these proteins:
- a CDS encoding BglG family transcription antiterminator, which translates to MRIFDILRILVAEQMVKGAHLAIALKVSSRTIRTDLKELGALLSKHGAAVKPLKGTGYKLEIRDEQAFHHLLKQLKDDENNGPYPLASSSEARNRFLMKKLLLTNAYVKLDDLAEILYVSRSTLQNDLKELRKLLATYGLSLENKPYHGIRVKGNEAKLRYCISDYIFSRTDEIGEQQMSHPPLISNEEMEFIREVILDRIEIHDIQLSDIALNNLVIHIAIACKRIREERYVSYYPQEMKKIEAQKEFRVATEIVSALEQNMKPSFPLVEVAYIAVHLLGVRTVVSARMDEVEIKKIIDKDIYELTIEILDQIDQQLKMNIQHDQELLIAFCLHLKPVINRYQYGMNLRNPMLDEIKANYPLAFEAGIIAAEVIKQRLHIHIEENEIGYLAIHIGVAMERKKMEDAPKRCMIVCASGLGSAKLLYYKLQSVFGSRLDIVGTTELYKLKQMPLDTLDFVISTIPISEPLSIPMIHVSTFLGSSDITKIEQAISEVRLPAVQYVRKKLVFLQQKFENKLQVLEFIAEKIHEADLVKGPLLQSVIEREAVSPTSFGNLVAIPHPMEPFADSTFWAICTLQKAIDWDGKPVQFICMLCIQRTKSEDLQTMYHILLEILNNEQLVQQLIRCKTYTEFIEVLHKNS; encoded by the coding sequence GTGCGTATTTTTGATATTCTTCGTATATTGGTTGCTGAACAGATGGTCAAAGGAGCACACTTGGCAATTGCATTGAAGGTATCTTCTCGAACGATACGAACGGATTTAAAGGAATTGGGTGCGCTGTTGTCGAAGCATGGAGCAGCAGTTAAACCCCTTAAAGGAACAGGCTACAAGCTAGAGATTCGGGACGAACAAGCATTTCATCATCTGCTGAAGCAATTAAAGGATGATGAAAATAATGGGCCCTATCCATTAGCGAGTTCTTCTGAAGCTAGAAATCGTTTTTTAATGAAAAAGCTATTGCTTACCAATGCATATGTCAAACTTGATGATTTAGCCGAGATCCTGTATGTTAGTCGATCCACTTTACAGAATGACCTCAAAGAACTGCGCAAGCTGCTGGCAACTTACGGACTATCTCTGGAGAATAAACCCTATCATGGTATTCGAGTCAAAGGGAATGAGGCCAAGCTGCGTTATTGCATTTCCGACTATATATTCAGTAGGACAGATGAGATAGGCGAGCAGCAGATGTCCCACCCTCCTCTGATCTCTAACGAAGAGATGGAATTCATAAGAGAAGTGATTCTGGATCGTATTGAGATCCATGATATTCAGTTATCGGACATTGCCCTGAACAATCTGGTCATTCATATTGCTATAGCATGTAAGCGAATTCGTGAAGAAAGGTATGTGTCGTATTATCCGCAAGAGATGAAAAAAATCGAAGCGCAAAAAGAGTTTAGGGTGGCGACTGAGATCGTATCCGCCTTGGAACAAAACATGAAGCCCTCCTTTCCACTTGTTGAAGTTGCGTACATTGCTGTTCACCTGTTGGGTGTAAGGACCGTCGTTAGTGCACGTATGGATGAAGTGGAGATTAAAAAGATCATTGATAAAGATATCTACGAACTGACTATCGAAATACTAGACCAAATTGATCAGCAGTTGAAGATGAACATTCAACACGATCAAGAATTGCTGATTGCATTTTGCCTTCACCTCAAACCAGTGATCAACCGTTATCAATACGGAATGAATTTGCGTAATCCTATGCTGGATGAAATCAAAGCCAATTACCCGCTTGCCTTTGAAGCAGGTATCATTGCTGCGGAGGTCATCAAGCAGCGGCTTCATATACACATCGAGGAAAATGAAATTGGATATTTAGCCATTCATATCGGAGTCGCGATGGAAAGAAAGAAAATGGAGGATGCACCCAAAAGATGTATGATCGTATGTGCTTCTGGACTCGGCAGTGCTAAGCTGCTGTATTATAAGCTTCAATCGGTCTTCGGTTCAAGGTTGGATATCGTGGGAACCACTGAACTTTATAAGCTGAAACAAATGCCGTTGGATACACTGGACTTTGTCATTAGCACGATCCCTATTTCAGAACCGCTTTCTATCCCTATGATCCATGTGAGTACATTTTTGGGCAGTTCTGATATTACTAAAATTGAACAAGCCATTTCTGAGGTCAGACTTCCTGCTGTGCAGTATGTACGAAAAAAATTGGTCTTCCTTCAGCAGAAGTTTGAGAACAAACTCCAAGTGCTTGAATTTATAGCCGAAAAAATACACGAAGCAGATCTTGTAAAAGGCCCTCTACTGCAATCCGTGATAGAGCGTGAAGCCGTTTCCCCCACTTCATTTGGCAACTTGGTCGCGATCCCGCATCCGATGGAACCTTTCGCAGATTCCACATTTTGGGCCATCTGTACATTACAAAAAGCAATCGATTGGGATGGCAAGCCGGTACAGTTTATTTGTATGCTCTGTATACAGCGTACGAAATCAGAAGATTTACAGACTATGTATCATATCTTGCTTGAAATTTTAAATAATGAACAGCTCGTCCAGCAGCTTATTCGCTGCAAAACGTATACAGAATTCATAGAAGTGTTGCATAAAAATAGTTGA
- a CDS encoding PTS lactose/cellobiose transporter subunit IIA, whose translation MNHDESTEHDVNMEDMDDTEIVFQIILYAGNARSSAMEAIELAKAGKFREAKEELASAKKELVSSHKIQTRIIRKEAAGEKTEMSVMMVHAQDHLMNALTIRDMASEFVDLYERMDQFVPKS comes from the coding sequence GTGAATCATGATGAATCTACAGAACACGACGTGAACATGGAGGACATGGATGATACAGAGATTGTATTCCAAATTATATTATACGCAGGGAATGCACGCAGCTCCGCCATGGAGGCGATTGAGCTTGCAAAGGCGGGGAAATTTCGTGAAGCCAAAGAAGAATTAGCCTCAGCAAAAAAAGAACTGGTGTCCTCCCACAAGATTCAAACCAGAATCATCCGTAAGGAAGCAGCGGGTGAAAAAACAGAGATGTCTGTCATGATGGTACATGCTCAAGATCATTTGATGAATGCACTCACCATTCGCGATATGGCCTCAGAGTTTGTAGACCTGTATGAACGCATGGATCAATTCGTACCGAAATCGTAG
- a CDS encoding PTS sugar transporter subunit IIC: MAFKDKLVDGLTSVANAINNFKYIIAIKSAFITLMPVIIVGAFAVLISNMVMDPVNGLAHFRPFSFLAEYKPIFSGINYASLNILTILAVFMIGLELGKINGEKNLFPGLLALICFISVTPTTIELMVNGDMQKVTDVIARQFTDTKSLFLGIFISILSVELYSKLGKSDKLKIKMPESVPSNVAVSFSALIPTIITVTVFSMFGFFFHKFTGLYLYDAVYNVVQKPLEAVVQGLPGILVLMLVAQIFWVIGIHGNQMVKPIREPLLLGAITVNMTAYEQGLPIPNIITMPFWDVYMSIGGSGITLALLICIMIASKREDMKEITKLSLGPGLFNINEPVIFGLPIMLNPLMAIPFIITPLITGTIGYFSTLLGFAGKAVVMVPWTTPPIINAYLSTGGSIGAVVTQIVCIVVAIIIYFPFVKIANKRTTE, encoded by the coding sequence ATGGCATTCAAAGACAAACTGGTTGACGGCCTCACATCGGTAGCAAATGCAATCAACAATTTTAAATATATTATAGCGATCAAATCAGCTTTTATCACATTGATGCCCGTTATTATTGTCGGGGCCTTTGCTGTACTGATTTCCAATATGGTCATGGACCCAGTCAATGGTTTGGCCCATTTTAGGCCATTCTCATTCCTGGCTGAGTACAAACCGATTTTCTCAGGCATTAACTATGCCAGCTTGAATATCCTTACCATTCTGGCTGTTTTCATGATTGGTCTGGAGCTAGGAAAAATTAATGGTGAGAAAAATCTTTTCCCCGGTTTGCTTGCTTTAATCTGTTTTATCTCTGTGACACCAACCACGATAGAGTTGATGGTTAACGGTGACATGCAAAAAGTAACAGACGTCATAGCCCGTCAATTTACGGATACCAAGAGCTTGTTTTTAGGGATTTTCATAAGCATCCTGTCCGTCGAGCTATACAGCAAACTGGGTAAGTCCGACAAGCTAAAAATCAAAATGCCTGAAAGTGTTCCCAGCAATGTGGCCGTTTCATTCTCCGCACTCATTCCTACCATTATTACGGTGACTGTCTTCTCCATGTTTGGATTCTTTTTTCATAAGTTTACGGGACTCTATCTGTACGATGCTGTCTATAATGTGGTGCAAAAACCTCTGGAGGCCGTAGTACAGGGCCTGCCAGGTATACTGGTGCTGATGCTGGTTGCGCAAATCTTCTGGGTGATCGGTATTCACGGAAACCAAATGGTAAAGCCCATTCGTGAACCCCTGCTGCTTGGCGCGATTACTGTCAACATGACTGCTTATGAGCAAGGACTGCCCATTCCGAACATTATTACGATGCCTTTCTGGGACGTATATATGAGTATCGGTGGTTCAGGGATTACGCTAGCCCTCTTGATTTGTATTATGATCGCTTCCAAGCGTGAAGATATGAAGGAAATAACAAAGCTTTCGCTCGGCCCAGGTCTGTTTAATATTAATGAGCCTGTCATTTTCGGACTTCCGATTATGTTGAATCCATTGATGGCTATCCCTTTCATTATTACTCCGCTCATCACAGGAACGATTGGTTACTTCTCGACGTTGCTTGGATTTGCAGGTAAAGCCGTCGTCATGGTTCCATGGACTACTCCGCCTATTATTAATGCCTACCTGTCTACAGGTGGAAGCATTGGAGCCGTCGTCACTCAGATCGTTTGCATTGTGGTAGCGATTATCATTTATTTCCCGTTCGTCAAAATTGCCAACAAGCGAACGACTGAATAA
- a CDS encoding glycoside hydrolase family 1 protein, which yields MAKHTIQIPSNFIMGAAASAWQTEGWSGKKEGQDSFLDQWYKNDRYVWHNGYGPAVATDFYNRYTEDIALMKQIGLTHYRTSINWSRFLTDYENVVVDETYADYMGRVIDELITSGVEPMICLEHYEVPAYLLDKYEGWSSKHVVELFVKYAEKVFERYGDRVKHWFTFNEPIVVQTRVYLDALRYPYEQNTRKWMQWNYNKTLATAKCVQLFKAKNYSQHGAKIGVILNPEVTYARSSAPHDQYAAHVYDLFYNRVFLDPLIKGEYPQELFDLMGKHDIAFEATTEDLAVIKENTVNYVGINLYYPHRVKAQSKAWNENTPFHPSYYYEHFDLPGKRMNKSRGWEIYPKIIYDMGMRIKNEYHNIEWFVAENGMGIENEAAFKNEEHIIQDDYRIDFITEHLYYTLQAVEAGSNCTGYMLWAFTDNVSPMNAFKNRYGLVEINLDNDRSRHLKKSGYWYQAAIKERSFIADLDEEYK from the coding sequence ATGGCTAAACATACGATACAAATTCCATCGAATTTCATCATGGGTGCAGCGGCTTCCGCCTGGCAGACAGAGGGATGGAGCGGTAAAAAAGAAGGCCAGGACTCATTCCTGGACCAATGGTACAAAAATGACCGCTATGTCTGGCACAATGGATATGGACCCGCGGTTGCAACCGACTTTTATAATCGCTATACCGAAGATATTGCGCTGATGAAGCAGATTGGCTTAACCCATTATCGTACTTCTATTAATTGGTCCCGCTTCTTAACGGATTATGAGAATGTAGTGGTGGATGAAACGTATGCGGATTATATGGGCCGGGTCATTGATGAGCTGATTACAAGCGGAGTCGAGCCGATGATTTGTCTGGAACACTATGAGGTCCCTGCCTACCTGCTGGATAAATATGAAGGCTGGTCTTCCAAGCATGTAGTGGAGTTATTTGTAAAATATGCGGAAAAAGTGTTTGAACGGTACGGCGATCGGGTCAAGCACTGGTTTACGTTTAATGAGCCCATTGTTGTACAGACTCGTGTCTATCTAGATGCCCTTCGCTATCCCTATGAACAAAATACGCGGAAGTGGATGCAATGGAACTATAATAAAACGCTGGCAACCGCAAAGTGCGTACAGCTTTTCAAAGCAAAAAACTATAGTCAGCACGGGGCTAAAATAGGCGTTATTCTGAATCCTGAAGTCACTTATGCCCGATCAAGCGCCCCTCATGACCAGTATGCGGCACATGTGTATGATTTATTTTACAATCGAGTATTTCTGGACCCGCTTATTAAAGGCGAATACCCACAAGAATTGTTCGATCTCATGGGCAAGCATGATATTGCATTTGAAGCTACAACGGAAGATCTGGCCGTGATTAAGGAAAATACCGTTAACTACGTCGGAATCAATCTCTATTATCCCCATCGGGTCAAAGCGCAGAGTAAAGCGTGGAACGAAAACACCCCCTTCCACCCCTCTTACTACTATGAGCATTTTGATCTTCCGGGTAAAAGAATGAACAAGTCACGGGGCTGGGAGATTTATCCTAAAATCATTTACGATATGGGAATGCGCATTAAGAACGAATATCACAATATCGAGTGGTTTGTCGCAGAAAATGGTATGGGTATTGAGAATGAAGCTGCTTTCAAAAATGAGGAACACATCATTCAGGACGACTATCGTATTGACTTTATAACAGAGCATTTGTACTACACATTACAAGCTGTAGAAGCGGGCTCCAACTGTACAGGTTATATGCTGTGGGCCTTTACAGACAACGTTTCTCCCATGAATGCTTTTAAAAATCGCTATGGACTGGTAGAAATTAACCTGGACAATGATCGAAGTCGACATTTGAAGAAATCCGGCTACTGGTATCAGGCCGCGATCAAAGAACGCTCATTTATTGCTGATCTGGATGAAGAGTACAAGTAG
- a CDS encoding PTS sugar transporter subunit IIB yields MKKIILACAAGMSTSILVSKMKKEAAARSIELNIEAIPESTIKEELEGITDSVIAILLGPQVRMRKKAVTEIAAPYGIPVDVIDTLAYGRGNGAAILDQAFKLAGENI; encoded by the coding sequence ATGAAAAAAATTATTTTGGCATGTGCTGCGGGTATGTCCACATCCATTTTGGTTTCTAAAATGAAAAAAGAAGCAGCAGCAAGATCCATAGAGCTGAACATCGAAGCCATCCCCGAAAGCACCATCAAGGAAGAGCTGGAAGGCATTACAGATTCCGTGATTGCTATTTTGCTCGGACCTCAAGTGCGGATGCGTAAAAAGGCAGTCACCGAAATTGCAGCTCCCTATGGTATCCCAGTAGATGTCATTGACACGTTGGCTTATGGTAGAGGGAACGGTGCAGCTATCCTAGATCAAGCCTTTAAGCTGGCTGGCGAGAACATCTAA
- a CDS encoding NAD-dependent epimerase/dehydratase family protein — MKALVTGGAGFIGSQLVRALADSDIRVHVLDNLTTGNMANVDPRAVMHIADIRSSEARTLLIRESPDIVFHLAAQADVQQSIHQPDEDADVNVLGTIHLLQACHEAGVSKFIFASTSGVYGELQKQCIQEDDPVEPISGYGLSKLTAESYIRLFYRLYGMNYTILRYGNVYGPGQASKGEGGVVALFMERLKKGSPLLIHGDGTQTRDFVYVKDVVRANMAAIHAADQRTVHVSTGRTTSINRLAYDLLKLHGSSVRPVYSPARAGDIHHSCLSNAVARHWLRWEPLYGISAGLQETYVSSMGSGKEDMS, encoded by the coding sequence GTGAAGGCTTTGGTCACCGGGGGAGCTGGATTTATTGGTTCTCAGCTGGTACGTGCGCTTGCTGATTCGGACATCAGAGTACATGTGCTGGATAATCTGACGACCGGAAATATGGCAAATGTGGACCCGCGCGCGGTCATGCATATTGCGGATATTCGCAGCTCTGAAGCTAGGACGTTGCTGATTCGGGAAAGCCCGGATATTGTGTTTCACTTGGCCGCACAGGCTGATGTGCAGCAATCCATCCATCAACCCGATGAGGACGCGGATGTGAACGTGCTGGGGACGATTCATTTGTTGCAGGCTTGTCATGAAGCTGGTGTGTCAAAATTCATATTTGCTTCCACATCTGGCGTATACGGAGAGCTGCAAAAGCAATGTATACAGGAAGACGATCCCGTGGAGCCGATTTCAGGCTACGGACTGTCCAAGCTGACCGCAGAATCGTATATTCGACTTTTTTATCGGCTGTACGGTATGAACTACACGATTTTGCGTTATGGAAATGTGTACGGTCCCGGTCAGGCTTCGAAGGGAGAGGGTGGTGTTGTCGCTCTTTTTATGGAGCGGCTGAAAAAAGGAAGCCCCTTGCTCATTCACGGCGATGGGACGCAAACTCGTGACTTTGTGTACGTCAAGGATGTAGTTCGAGCGAATATGGCGGCTATTCATGCAGCGGATCAACGCACAGTACATGTAAGTACGGGACGAACGACGTCCATCAATCGACTGGCCTACGATTTACTGAAGCTGCATGGTTCGTCTGTCCGCCCTGTGTATTCACCAGCGCGAGCTGGAGACATTCACCATAGCTGTCTTAGTAACGCAGTCGCCAGACATTGGCTTCGTTGGGAACCGCTATACGGCATTTCTGCCGGTTTACAGGAAACGTATGTGAGTAGTATGGGCTCAGGCAAAGAAGATATGTCGTGA
- a CDS encoding DUF1796 family putative cysteine peptidase, with protein sequence MLERLQGDYDAVFSLGGHCLPSIQLDKNGLRPYAGPLDWMISGNLSQISRLLDARFAGFMDVDSLRVTGHDYGEHNFMVEDANYGITAAHHFPVSQNTSEQLTSYPAFKTTLDRRIARLLDQFTLASRLLLVRLGGNREQAVELHDVLLQRITHDFRLLYVDYTGTDGVTELDWGLERLVSVELPPEDIWNGQDGMWRYMLENVRLHV encoded by the coding sequence GTGCTTGAACGGTTGCAGGGGGATTATGATGCTGTATTCAGTCTGGGTGGACATTGCTTGCCTTCCATTCAGCTGGATAAAAACGGACTGCGTCCCTATGCCGGTCCGCTGGACTGGATGATTTCCGGTAACTTGTCACAGATCAGTCGCTTGCTGGACGCCCGTTTTGCCGGTTTTATGGATGTTGATAGTCTGCGTGTCACGGGGCACGATTACGGCGAGCATAACTTCATGGTCGAGGATGCAAACTATGGGATTACAGCCGCACACCATTTTCCGGTTAGCCAGAATACATCGGAGCAGCTGACTTCCTATCCTGCATTCAAAACGACGCTTGATCGCCGCATCGCACGTCTACTGGATCAATTCACGCTTGCGTCCCGTCTGCTACTAGTTCGTCTTGGAGGCAATCGGGAGCAAGCGGTGGAACTACATGATGTGTTATTACAGAGGATTACACATGATTTTCGCTTGTTATACGTGGATTATACAGGGACTGATGGTGTGACGGAGTTGGATTGGGGATTGGAGCGGCTGGTTTCAGTGGAGCTGCCGCCTGAGGATATATGGAACGGTCAGGATGGGATGTGGCGTTATATGCTGGAAAATGTGAGACTGCACGTCTGA
- a CDS encoding DUF1796 family putative cysteine peptidase yields MRLAQLAGEYEAVFSLGQNCTPAIQLEKNRLRPFAGVLDWMMSDTLSDVNRLLENRFAGFMELPNLSVVGTSQLNYMVRDIAYNVISVHDFPQERNTSSDLVTYPEFKEKIDRRIERFFAKTQMAKRSLFVRMLGTYEEVEELERILSGMVANEFCLLVVNCSGVTELTEVDWQLPHVCAVEMPFADVWNYKSDPHWRTLFKGMTLSSERGGRRA; encoded by the coding sequence ATGAGACTCGCACAGCTGGCAGGGGAATATGAAGCGGTCTTCAGTCTGGGGCAAAACTGTACACCTGCCATTCAATTGGAAAAGAACCGTTTGCGGCCGTTTGCCGGGGTACTGGATTGGATGATGTCTGACACGCTGTCCGATGTGAACCGCTTGCTTGAAAATCGGTTTGCCGGATTTATGGAATTGCCCAATTTGAGTGTCGTTGGTACGAGCCAACTGAATTATATGGTCAGAGATATCGCTTATAATGTGATCTCGGTACATGATTTTCCGCAGGAGCGCAATACGTCCTCAGATCTGGTGACCTATCCCGAGTTCAAGGAAAAGATAGACCGTCGTATTGAACGTTTTTTTGCAAAAACACAGATGGCGAAGCGCAGCTTGTTCGTCCGTATGCTGGGAACCTATGAAGAAGTAGAGGAACTGGAACGTATTTTGTCAGGCATGGTAGCGAATGAATTTTGTTTGTTGGTAGTGAATTGTTCCGGCGTAACGGAGTTGACGGAGGTGGATTGGCAGCTTCCGCATGTATGCGCGGTGGAAATGCCTTTTGCCGATGTATGGAATTACAAGAGTGATCCGCATTGGCGTACCCTTTTTAAAGGGATGACCTTGTCTTCGGAAAGGGGAGGGCGTCGTGCTTGA
- a CDS encoding glycosyltransferase family 4 protein, protein MKILLATYWPIPHLGGVWPFMMQIKRRLELLGHTVDLMGNGPDTPKYHIVFEDRELLKDQLLPLLDTKLNESAVPVLHLDSWVQTVEKDRYCMELAAAYFGVEQYDVIHTQDVIATRALSRVKRKDSALVANIHGSLAREVMMALERDHEEGYRETLMWKYYWALEHYGALSADITITSTEWMKQTLVREFEVPEQQIATFQYGLDTEYFWEVHARGTDMIRPEGKKVIICPSRLVYIKGLHYLMSALGLLKASRTDWVCWIVGEGDKREELQTQAKELGLEEDVVFLGHREDVPALLQLADLFVHPSIQDNQPFSVMEAQIMGLPAVVSDAGGLPEMVKHEHTGLVSPVGDVEALAAHLQHLLAQDEVRIVMGNRAKAWGIAHWSLDVMIERLVNIYGQALNQVR, encoded by the coding sequence TTGAAAATTTTGTTGGCTACGTACTGGCCGATTCCTCATTTGGGTGGCGTATGGCCCTTTATGATGCAAATTAAACGGAGACTGGAGCTACTGGGCCACACGGTAGACTTGATGGGGAACGGACCGGATACACCTAAATACCATATTGTTTTTGAAGATAGGGAGCTACTGAAGGATCAACTGCTGCCCCTGCTGGATACGAAGCTGAATGAATCGGCTGTCCCTGTATTACATTTGGATTCATGGGTGCAGACGGTGGAAAAGGATCGATACTGTATGGAGCTGGCAGCGGCGTATTTCGGGGTCGAGCAGTATGATGTGATTCACACGCAAGATGTCATTGCGACGCGTGCGCTAAGTCGGGTCAAACGCAAAGATAGCGCGTTGGTAGCGAATATTCATGGCTCGCTGGCTCGTGAAGTTATGATGGCTTTGGAGCGGGATCATGAGGAGGGTTACCGTGAGACGCTGATGTGGAAGTATTATTGGGCGCTAGAGCACTATGGCGCTCTATCCGCGGATATTACCATTACGTCTACAGAATGGATGAAACAGACGCTTGTGCGTGAGTTCGAAGTGCCTGAGCAGCAGATTGCTACTTTCCAATACGGATTGGATACCGAGTACTTCTGGGAAGTCCACGCCCGGGGAACAGACATGATACGACCTGAGGGGAAAAAAGTTATCATTTGTCCTTCACGGCTGGTCTATATCAAAGGGCTGCATTATTTAATGAGCGCTCTTGGCTTGCTGAAAGCAAGTCGTACGGATTGGGTTTGCTGGATTGTCGGGGAGGGAGATAAAAGGGAAGAGCTTCAAACACAGGCGAAGGAGCTAGGGCTGGAAGAAGACGTGGTTTTTCTGGGGCATCGTGAAGATGTACCTGCTCTTTTACAACTGGCGGACCTTTTTGTTCATCCAAGCATACAGGACAATCAGCCGTTTTCGGTCATGGAGGCGCAGATTATGGGGCTTCCGGCAGTGGTATCGGATGCAGGCGGACTGCCGGAAATGGTGAAGCATGAACACACCGGACTAGTCTCCCCGGTTGGCGATGTGGAGGCACTGGCAGCTCATTTGCAGCATTTGCTGGCACAGGATGAAGTGCGGATAGTCATGGGAAATCGTGCCAAAGCATGGGGGATCGCGCATTGGTCTCTGGATGTTATGATTGAACGACTCGTGAATATTTATGGGCAAGCGCTGAATCAAGTACGTTGA